In Alistipes ihumii AP11, a genomic segment contains:
- a CDS encoding NYN domain-containing protein translates to MTPKNEPAVAVLIDGDNVSHERIGEIVRFAEQYGALVIRRIYGDWTRRTLAKWKKEAKVYSFRLVEAPCYTAGKNTTDMALVIDAMDILHGGGIDCFCIAASDGDYTMLAQRIREAGLTVLGYGEGKTPEALVASCREFRYAGQQQGVEPELPPNTPEHFIRRDMPLFEEAFETAAAGKDEVPLSQVGTALKKLMPKYRIKRYGCKTLGELYERLDRYELVKTEKGVAGMVKRKRL, encoded by the coding sequence ATGACACCCAAAAACGAACCTGCGGTAGCCGTACTGATCGACGGCGACAACGTATCCCACGAGCGGATCGGCGAGATCGTGCGCTTTGCGGAGCAATACGGCGCGCTCGTTATCAGGCGCATCTACGGCGACTGGACCCGACGGACACTGGCCAAATGGAAGAAGGAGGCCAAAGTATACTCGTTCCGACTGGTAGAGGCTCCGTGCTATACGGCGGGCAAGAATACGACCGATATGGCGCTTGTTATCGACGCGATGGATATTCTGCACGGAGGCGGGATAGACTGTTTCTGTATTGCCGCCAGCGACGGGGACTACACGATGCTGGCTCAGCGCATACGCGAGGCCGGGCTCACGGTACTCGGCTACGGAGAGGGCAAGACGCCGGAGGCGCTGGTCGCCTCGTGCCGGGAATTCCGCTATGCCGGGCAACAGCAGGGAGTCGAGCCGGAGCTGCCGCCGAACACGCCGGAGCACTTTATCCGCCGGGACATGCCCCTGTTCGAAGAGGCATTCGAGACGGCCGCTGCCGGGAAGGACGAAGTGCCGCTCTCGCAGGTCGGAACGGCGCTCAAAAAGCTGATGCCCAAGTACCGCATCAAGCGTTACGGCTGCAAAACGCTCGGAGAGCTGTACGAGAGGCTCGACCGGTACGAGCTCGTCAAGACGGAGAAAGGGGTGGCGGGGATGGTGAAAAGGAAACGACTGTAA